The Streptomyces sp. R28 region CGCCCGTCGACGGCACCGGGCACCCCTCCGCCGACCACTGGATGGGCCAGGACAGCCTCGGCCGGGACATCCTCGGCCGGCTGATGTACGGCGCCCGCTGGTCGCTGGCGATCGGCCTCGGCGCGACCGGGCTCGCGCTGGTCGTCGGCGCCCTGCTCGGCGCCGTCGCCGCGACCTCCCGCAAGGCGGTCGACGAGACGCTGATGCGCTGCCTGGACGTGGTGATGGCGTTCCCGGGCATCGCGCTGGCCGCCGTGCTCGTCGCGGTCTTCGGCGGCGGAATCACCGTCCTGATCTGCGCGATCGCGTTCCTGTTCACGCCGCCGGTGGCACGGGTGGTCCGGGCGAACGTCCTCGACCAGTACGGCGAGGACTACGTCACGGCGGAACGGGTCATCGGTGCCCGCACCCCGCACATCGTCATCAGGCACGTGGCGATCAACTGCGCCGCCCCGGTGCTGGTGTTCTGCACGGTCCAGGTGGCGGAGGCGATCGTCTTCGAGGCGTCGCTGTCCTTCATCGGCGCGGGCGTGCGGCCGCCCGACCCCTCCTGGGGCAGCGTCATCGCCGACGGCAAGAACATGGTGCTGACCGGGGGCTGGTGGGCGACCGTCTTCCCCGGCCTGCTGATGCTGGTGACGGTGCTCTCGCTGAACATCCTCTCCGAGGGCGTCTCGGACGCGTGGGCGGCGCCCTCGGCGCGCGAGGTCGACGTACGGGACGACGACGACCGGCTGGAGGCGCCGGAGCCGGGCAGCGGCGAGGTGCTGCGACTTCCGGGGCTGACGGAGGCGGCGGCGCGGCTGCGGGCACGGGCACGCCCGTTGCCCCAGGGACAACTGCCGGTACTCGCCGTCGAGAACCTGGCGATCGGCTTCGAGGGTCGGCACGCCGGCGTGGACATCGTCGACGGCATCAGCTTCGAGGTGCAGCCCGGTGAGGTGCTGGGCCTGGTCGGCGAGTCGGGCTGCGGGAAGTCGCTCACCGCCCTCGCGGTGATGGGCCTGGAGCCCAAGGGCGCCCGGGTGCGCGGCCATGTCCGTTTCAACCAGCGGCAGTTGGTGGGCGAGCCGATGCGCGTACGCCGCAGGCTGCTGGGCCACGAGATGGCGATGATCTACCAGGACGCCCTGTCGTCCCTGAACCCGGCGATGACGATCCGCTCGCAGCTCAAGCAGGTCGTACGCCGCGGAGGCCGCCGTACCCCGCACGAACTGCTGACGCTCGTCGGCCTCGACCCCGAACGCACCCTGCGCAGCTACCCCCACGAACTCTCCGGCGGCCAGCGCCAGCGCGTCCTGATCGCCATGGCCCTGTCCCGCGACCCGAAACTGATCGTCGCCGACGAGCCGACGACCGCGCTGGACGTCACCGTGCAGGCGCAGATCATGGAGCTGCTGCTCAGGCTGCGGGAGGAGCTGGGCTTCGCCCTGATCCTGGTCTCGCACGACCTCGCGCTGATCGCGGACGTCACCGACCGGGTGGTCGTGATGTACGGCGGCCAGATCGTGGAGACCGGCGTGACCGCCGACCTGGTGGAGGCACCGGCGCACCACTACACGCGGGGCCTGCTGGGCAGCGTGCTCTCGCTGGAGTCGGCGCAGGAGCGGATGACGCAGATCAAGGGCGTGGTCCCCTCCCCCGCGGACTTCCCGGCGGGCTGCCGTTTCGCGGACCGGTGCCCGTTGGCGAGCGAGATGTGCCGGACGACGGCGCCCGACCTGTCGGGGACACCGGCGCACACGGCGGCCTGCCATCACCCGGCGATCCTCCTGGCGCCGACGGATCGCTCGGAAAGCGAAATCGTCCAGTGAAAGGGCGGGGTGGTCCGGTGAACTCACTGGTGGAGCTGTCCGACGCGCACGTCGTGCACAAGGCGCGCAGCGGTGGGCTGTTCACGCGGGACAAGGTGTACGCCCTGACCGGCGCCGACCTCGTCATCGCGCCCGGCGAGACGGTGGGTGTGGTCGGTGAGTCGGGGTGCGGGAAGTCGACGCTGGCGAAGGTGCTGGTGGGAGTGCAGCGCCCGACATCGGGCACGGTGTCCTTCCGGGGACGCGACCTGTGGACGATGCCCGCGGCCGAGCGCAGGACGGCGGTCGGCGCCGGGACCGGGATGATCTTCCAGGACCCGTCGACGGCGCTGAACCGTCGTCTGCCCGTCCGGCAGATACTGCGGGACCCGCTGGACGTGCACGGCCGCGGGACCAAGGCCCAACGCGAGGATCGGGTGCGGGAGTTGATGTCCCTGGTAGGCCTGCCCCGCGCCCTCACCGACGCCCTCCCCGGCCAGCTCTCGGGCGGTCAGCGCCAACGTGTCGCGATCGCACGGGCGTTGGCCCTGGACCCCGACCTGGTGGTGGCG contains the following coding sequences:
- a CDS encoding dipeptide/oligopeptide/nickel ABC transporter permease/ATP-binding protein, yielding MTFNRKRLAEALSRPGIRLHGWRRLPLLSKVAFCFLAVVVLMALLAPLLSPHDPLDQQPPVDGTGHPSADHWMGQDSLGRDILGRLMYGARWSLAIGLGATGLALVVGALLGAVAATSRKAVDETLMRCLDVVMAFPGIALAAVLVAVFGGGITVLICAIAFLFTPPVARVVRANVLDQYGEDYVTAERVIGARTPHIVIRHVAINCAAPVLVFCTVQVAEAIVFEASLSFIGAGVRPPDPSWGSVIADGKNMVLTGGWWATVFPGLLMLVTVLSLNILSEGVSDAWAAPSAREVDVRDDDDRLEAPEPGSGEVLRLPGLTEAAARLRARARPLPQGQLPVLAVENLAIGFEGRHAGVDIVDGISFEVQPGEVLGLVGESGCGKSLTALAVMGLEPKGARVRGHVRFNQRQLVGEPMRVRRRLLGHEMAMIYQDALSSLNPAMTIRSQLKQVVRRGGRRTPHELLTLVGLDPERTLRSYPHELSGGQRQRVLIAMALSRDPKLIVADEPTTALDVTVQAQIMELLLRLREELGFALILVSHDLALIADVTDRVVVMYGGQIVETGVTADLVEAPAHHYTRGLLGSVLSLESAQERMTQIKGVVPSPADFPAGCRFADRCPLASEMCRTTAPDLSGTPAHTAACHHPAILLAPTDRSESEIVQ
- a CDS encoding oligopeptide/dipeptide ABC transporter ATP-binding protein; the encoded protein is MNSLVELSDAHVVHKARSGGLFTRDKVYALTGADLVIAPGETVGVVGESGCGKSTLAKVLVGVQRPTSGTVSFRGRDLWTMPAAERRTAVGAGTGMIFQDPSTALNRRLPVRQILRDPLDVHGRGTKAQREDRVRELMSLVGLPRALTDALPGQLSGGQRQRVAIARALALDPDLVVADEPTSALDVSVRAQILTLLLDLKERLGLALVFVSHDIQTVRRMSDRVITMYLGRIVEESPAADVTDGSRHPYTRALFSATPGLLDPIDPIPLVGPVPSATRPPSGCPFRTRCWKAEGVCAEVMPDFSAASGPEHRYRCHHPVEEGEATRDLVRQSHLSKEP